Within Acidobacteriota bacterium, the genomic segment AGGCGCGCAAGCTGGATGAAGCCGCCGCCGCGCTCTGCGAACTCGCCAAGATGGATGCGTCGAAGCAACCGGATTGCGACGCCGCCCGCCAGGAGGCGTCTGCGGAAGCGCGCCGCAACGACGATCGCTTCAATCAGGGCGTTGCCTTCTACAACCAGGGCACCAAGGACTCACTCGACGACGCCGAGCAGCGCTTCAAGAACATCCGCTTCGGCTCGCATTATTCCGACGCGCAACGCTATCTCACCCAGCTCATCCCGGGAAGACGCGCCGAGCTGAACCGCCCGCCCGACGATACCCAGACCTACAACGATGGTCTGCAAGCCTTCAATCGCGGCGATTTTGGCGCCGCGAAATCCGTCCTCTCACAAGTGAAGGGAAGCAAGGCGGGCGAAGCGCAGACTTACATCAGCCGCATCAACCAGTACGAGTCTGCCATGGCGGAAGGCGATCGCCTAGCCGCGAGCGGCAATCATCGCGGCGCGCAGAGTTCCTATGAGGATGCGGCTCGCTTGAAAGGGGACGGCCCCGGCGATCCGCGCGGCAAGGCCGCTCGCGAACAGGCCGCCGCCAATCAGCCGGCGATCGCACCTTCGCCCACGCAGGCCGTGAACGTTCCACGCGGCAATCCGCCCGTGACCACGCCCACTACCCCGACGATCTCTCGCCAAGCGGCCATCAAGGAGCCGGCCCGGCCGAAGGTCGACACGGCGAAACTGTTGCGCGAGGCAAAGGGCGCGCGCGCCAGCGGCAACAACTCGGTCGCCAAGAGCAAATATGTGGCGGTGCTGGCGGAAGACCCGAACAACGCGATCGCGCGCACCGCGCTCGACCAGATCCAGCTCGAGGAGCAGGCCAAGCCCGAGCCCGAGCAGCAGCAGGTGCAGGCCACGCCCGAAGCGGACATCATGCTGGCCCGCGCCGTCGGAGAATATTACAAGGGCAACTACACCGAGGCCGAGACGCACATCAAGGACTACCAGAACGTGAACGGCTCAAAGAAGGCGCTGGGATACTTCTTCTCCGGCGTGAGCAAGCTGACGCGCTATTACCTGGGCGGAGCGTCGGACCGGAAGCTGCTCAATGACGCGCAAGCCGCGCTGCGCATCGCCAAGGGAAGTCCGAAGTTCAAGCCTCCGGGTGAAGAGTACGTCTCGCCGAAGATCCTCAAGCTCTACAACACGCTGTAGTCCATGGACCTCAGGTTTTTACGAATCTCTGGCGAGGCGGGCCATGCGCGCCCGCCTCTTCCTATTTGTGTTGCAGGAACGGATTCGTTGCGCGCTCTTCGCCGATGGTGGTCGTGGCTCCGTGTCCGGGGATCACCACCGTCTCATCCGGAAGCGCGAGCAAGCGGCTATGCAGCGAGTCGATGATCTTGGCGAACGAGCCACCCGGCAGATCGGTGCGCCCGATGGAGCCCGCGAACAGAGTGTCGCCGGCGATCAGCTTCTTCTCCGCCGGAAAATAAAGGCACGAGCTGCCTTCGGTGTGTCCGGGGGTGTGGATCACCGTGGCGCGCAGCCCGCCTGCCGCCACGCTGTCCGCGTCTTTCAACAGGGAATCGACCGTCACCGGCCCGGGCGGCGGCACTCCGATCCATGCCGCCTGGATCTCGAGCAACGCGATCTGCTCCAGGTCGTCTTCGTTCATCAGGATGGGAGCGCCGGTCGCCGCCTTCAGCTTCATCGCGCCACCGATGTGGTCGATGTGCCCGTGCGTGATCACGATCTGCTTCACCGTGAGCTGGTGCTGCGCGAGGAGCGCCAGCACACGCTCGATGTCGTCGCCCGGATCCACGACCATGGCCTCGCGCGTCCGCTCGTCACCGATGACGGAACAGTTGCACTGCAACGGGCCGACAGGGAAGACCTCGTGG encodes:
- a CDS encoding MBL fold metallo-hydrolase, encoding MIHEVFPVGPLQCNCSVIGDERTREAMVVDPGDDIERVLALLAQHQLTVKQIVITHGHIDHIGGAMKLKAATGAPILMNEDDLEQIALLEIQAAWIGVPPPGPVTVDSLLKDADSVAAGGLRATVIHTPGHTEGSSCLYFPAEKKLIAGDTLFAGSIGRTDLPGGSFAKIIDSLHSRLLALPDETVVIPGHGATTTIGEERATNPFLQHK